In Paenibacillus sp. 1781tsa1, one DNA window encodes the following:
- a CDS encoding carbohydrate ABC transporter permease, translating to MIGQRNSTAWVVSKHVLISGIAFVMLYPILWMLGSSFKPGHMIFTETWFWPQEWNWQNYMNGWSGIQGNPFSRFLTNSVILSLGAVLGNVISCSMAAYAFARLNFRFKAICFGLMLMTIMLPHHVTLIPQYILFNHLEWVNTYLPLVVPKWLATDAFFIFLMVQFFRGLPKELDEAATIDGCGPVKIYTKIIIPLAFPALVTTMIFTFLWTWDDFFSQLIYLSDVSKYTVPLGLRLFLDSSSQSDWGPMFAMSVLSLVPCFIVFIVCQKYFVEGIATSGLKG from the coding sequence ATGATTGGACAACGAAACTCTACAGCATGGGTCGTCAGCAAACATGTGTTGATCTCAGGCATCGCCTTTGTCATGCTCTACCCGATCCTCTGGATGCTGGGGAGCTCATTCAAACCGGGACATATGATCTTTACAGAGACCTGGTTCTGGCCACAGGAATGGAATTGGCAAAATTACATGAATGGCTGGTCTGGAATTCAGGGGAATCCATTCTCCCGGTTCCTGACCAACTCTGTCATCCTGTCGCTTGGTGCCGTGCTGGGCAATGTCATCTCCTGCTCTATGGCGGCATATGCCTTCGCGCGACTGAATTTTCGATTCAAAGCCATCTGTTTCGGCCTGATGCTCATGACGATTATGCTGCCGCATCATGTAACGCTGATCCCGCAGTATATTCTCTTCAACCACCTGGAGTGGGTGAACACGTATCTTCCGCTTGTGGTGCCAAAATGGCTGGCGACCGATGCCTTCTTCATTTTTCTCATGGTACAGTTCTTCCGGGGATTGCCCAAAGAGCTGGATGAGGCGGCAACTATTGATGGATGCGGTCCTGTGAAAATATACACCAAAATCATCATTCCACTTGCTTTTCCAGCGCTGGTTACCACGATGATCTTTACGTTCTTGTGGACATGGGACGACTTCTTCAGTCAGTTGATCTACTTGAGTGATGTTAGCAAATACACCGTGCCGCTAGGTCTGCGTCTGTTCCTTGATTCGAGTTCTCAATCCGATTGGGGTCCGATGTTTGCCATGTCGGTGTTGTCATTGGTGCCATGTTTCATTGTATTTATCGTGTGTCAAAAGTACTTCGTGGAAGGAATCGCGACCTCTGGGCTCAAAGGGTAA
- a CDS encoding response regulator, producing the protein MMKTIMLVDDDPHIVKALTDHIDWPSLGLSIAGTASNGLDALELFHRMHPDVVMTDVYLPGMTGLEITQTLRRDHPHLPIIILSGYDEFENARAAMRWGVNHFLLKPAEVEEIESVLREVLLEQDVRERHERLERTYKQEVGRVLPYLRKQFLHELLTTRYRADELPKERMDYIGIHMSSQTRAISLQLNRPVFLTRMKERDWQLLRYGAADIIQETVKEQAARMNGQVEIVDYSDQVFVLLLLGDKDLLEECLPLIERMIDQIFTYLKIEVSAGIGRSKSHPCEAIDSYLESREAVETAEFQGGSRIYHYEASEDTEASVTDYSLLLRQWNEAWADIRPDLAEELWQDIHLLLREGNCVGIQDVQVVAVSLFDTLIHSWNRLHPMLTPPLAMSDFLREIQSKYALHDLVSWMDRIICNWLEQIRKEMGEKKSNKLIEQVKQYVELHYTEEISFEAIAKGLFVHPKYLSQLFKRVTGENFVSYLNGYRIQRALELLQSGHYMVYEVSEMTGFRNATYFSQVFKMLTGKSPSEVG; encoded by the coding sequence ATGATGAAGACCATTATGCTTGTTGATGACGATCCTCATATTGTAAAGGCATTAACAGATCATATCGACTGGCCTTCTCTGGGCCTCAGCATTGCAGGCACTGCTTCAAATGGCTTGGATGCGTTGGAGCTGTTTCACCGTATGCATCCGGATGTCGTTATGACTGATGTCTATCTACCTGGGATGACGGGGCTTGAGATCACCCAGACGTTGCGACGTGATCATCCCCACCTGCCGATTATCATTCTTAGTGGATATGACGAATTCGAGAACGCCCGGGCAGCTATGCGCTGGGGGGTGAATCACTTTTTGCTGAAGCCGGCGGAGGTTGAGGAGATTGAGTCTGTGTTGCGGGAGGTGCTACTGGAACAAGATGTGCGAGAGCGGCATGAGCGGCTGGAGCGGACGTATAAGCAGGAGGTCGGACGGGTACTTCCGTATTTGCGCAAACAATTTCTTCACGAACTGCTGACTACACGGTATCGGGCAGATGAACTGCCTAAAGAACGCATGGACTATATAGGCATTCATATGTCCTCACAGACACGCGCCATTAGTCTGCAGCTGAATCGCCCCGTATTTTTGACACGGATGAAAGAACGGGATTGGCAGCTTCTCCGCTATGGGGCGGCTGATATTATTCAGGAGACGGTGAAGGAACAGGCGGCGCGCATGAATGGTCAGGTAGAGATTGTTGATTATTCGGATCAGGTATTTGTGTTGCTTCTATTAGGAGATAAAGATCTATTGGAGGAATGTCTGCCACTCATAGAGCGGATGATCGATCAGATCTTTACGTATCTGAAAATTGAAGTGAGTGCTGGAATCGGAAGATCCAAAAGTCACCCATGTGAGGCGATAGATTCTTATCTCGAGAGCAGGGAAGCGGTGGAAACAGCAGAGTTTCAGGGTGGAAGTCGTATCTACCACTACGAGGCATCTGAGGATACAGAAGCAAGTGTGACCGATTACTCATTATTGCTTCGTCAATGGAATGAGGCTTGGGCGGATATTCGACCTGATCTGGCGGAAGAGCTATGGCAGGACATTCACCTTTTGCTGAGAGAGGGGAACTGTGTTGGGATACAGGATGTACAGGTGGTGGCCGTCAGTCTGTTTGACACGTTGATTCATAGCTGGAACCGACTTCATCCCATGTTAACACCGCCACTGGCGATGAGTGATTTTTTGCGTGAAATTCAATCGAAGTATGCGTTGCATGATCTGGTAAGCTGGATGGACCGTATTATCTGCAACTGGTTAGAACAGATACGCAAGGAGATGGGCGAGAAAAAAAGCAATAAACTTATCGAGCAGGTGAAACAGTATGTGGAGCTGCATTACACCGAAGAGATTAGTTTTGAAGCGATAGCCAAGGGACTATTCGTACATCCGAAGTATTTGAGTCAACTGTTCAAAAGGGTGACGGGCGAGAATTTCGTGAGTTATTTGAACGGGTACCGAATTCAGAGAGCGTTGGAACTGTTGCAGTCGGGTCATTACATGGTATATGAGGTGAGCGAGATGACGGGGTTCCGTAATGCGACGTATTTCAGTCAGGTGTTCAAAATGCTTACGGGCAAGAGTCCGTCTGAGGTGGGGTAA
- a CDS encoding glycoside hydrolase family 105 protein, protein MTTYFSEPQSMYYRFGEDQDQVLKVLAERYIGANAQADFVYRVFQKSGILQNEKGLYDLNLGKRFPDAPKDYISYAAALVWGDEDRNLDVLVRCYGPVRFYFNEQLVYRSTVMDEISPDATVKLSIDIKPGWNTIWLEMKNTPAGFGCQFGSDEGKVRILNVFAPFQERQGQAGWVFSQPNLAVSKQPDLLGQEADYSLKWLPETGWSDEDKTKPTLERIYGHLPGRHVYAWTHLNNTDSTGSQVRLSGQSSGSLSIWISGKPVAQVREAGPFEVDVAASFGRSDLLVRSECDDAAGPWHFNLNATVSGKPLLLELPQRVHGASGESWLYVGPFESKVEPDVQDLTRTDRVYQTGGEQTYWRLDRPDAWIRPYYENAMLSNKWTVGSVTNYGRWDYPLGVTVYGLLRTGRYLQRPDITRYAAEHVQACTQMYEYSLWDREQYGFPAVNQQLVMLKMLDNCGSFGSAMLEAYSECHEPTFLPIAERIADFMLSRLERQEDGAFYRTCVGEYAENTMWADDLYMSTPFLVRYERVTGNSAALDEAARQFSLYRKYLFMPEFKIMSHVYDFKYGQATQIPWGRGNGWTLFSLTEVLEALPAEHPERPALINFFNELCEGYAALQGESGLWHQVLNEPQTYEEASCTAMFAYGFARGVRFGWFKDPEVYVTAAEQAWRGLICKAIDRQGNVHGVCSGSRYAFTAEYYDQDLRTVTNDNHGIGIMMLAGTEVAKMKKHLAEHRVSSPAVSHS, encoded by the coding sequence ATGACGACCTATTTCAGTGAACCGCAGAGCATGTATTACCGATTTGGAGAAGATCAGGATCAGGTGCTGAAGGTGCTGGCCGAGAGGTATATTGGGGCCAATGCGCAGGCTGATTTTGTATATCGGGTATTCCAGAAGTCTGGTATTTTGCAAAATGAGAAAGGGCTTTATGATCTGAATTTAGGTAAACGCTTTCCTGATGCTCCCAAAGATTATATATCCTACGCAGCTGCGCTGGTCTGGGGAGACGAGGACCGGAATCTGGATGTGTTGGTCCGCTGTTATGGACCTGTTCGCTTTTATTTCAATGAGCAGTTGGTCTATCGCTCTACCGTAATGGATGAGATCAGTCCTGATGCAACGGTGAAGCTCAGCATCGATATCAAGCCCGGTTGGAACACCATTTGGCTGGAAATGAAGAATACCCCTGCCGGATTTGGCTGCCAGTTTGGCTCTGATGAAGGTAAAGTGCGTATTCTGAACGTATTTGCGCCGTTTCAGGAGAGACAGGGACAAGCGGGTTGGGTGTTCTCCCAACCGAACCTTGCTGTGAGTAAGCAACCAGACTTGCTTGGACAAGAAGCAGATTACAGTTTGAAATGGCTGCCTGAGACAGGCTGGTCTGATGAAGATAAAACCAAGCCAACCCTCGAACGAATATACGGGCATCTTCCTGGACGGCATGTGTATGCTTGGACACATTTGAACAATACCGATTCAACCGGGAGTCAGGTACGATTGTCAGGTCAATCCTCGGGTTCTTTAAGTATATGGATTAGCGGCAAGCCTGTGGCGCAAGTGAGGGAGGCAGGTCCGTTCGAGGTGGATGTAGCAGCCTCTTTTGGGCGGAGTGACCTGCTTGTCCGAAGTGAATGCGATGATGCGGCAGGACCGTGGCATTTTAATTTGAACGCAACCGTTTCGGGTAAGCCGCTTCTACTTGAACTTCCTCAGCGTGTCCACGGTGCTTCCGGAGAGTCATGGTTATATGTCGGCCCCTTTGAGTCGAAGGTTGAACCGGATGTGCAGGATCTTACCCGAACAGACCGAGTGTACCAAACCGGGGGAGAACAGACATATTGGCGCTTGGATCGACCGGATGCTTGGATTAGACCCTATTATGAAAACGCCATGTTAAGCAATAAATGGACAGTGGGCAGTGTAACCAACTATGGTCGCTGGGATTATCCATTGGGTGTCACTGTATATGGTCTATTACGGACTGGGCGTTATTTGCAGAGACCGGACATTACACGTTATGCGGCTGAGCATGTGCAGGCATGTACCCAGATGTATGAATACTCATTATGGGATCGGGAGCAGTATGGTTTCCCGGCTGTCAATCAACAATTGGTCATGCTGAAAATGTTGGATAATTGCGGTTCATTTGGTTCGGCCATGCTGGAAGCGTATTCAGAGTGTCATGAACCAACGTTTCTTCCGATTGCTGAACGGATTGCAGATTTCATGCTTTCCCGCCTGGAAAGGCAGGAGGATGGGGCATTTTATCGCACATGTGTAGGCGAGTATGCCGAGAATACCATGTGGGCAGATGATCTATATATGAGTACGCCGTTTCTCGTTCGTTATGAACGAGTGACAGGCAACTCAGCCGCATTGGATGAAGCCGCCAGACAATTTTCACTGTATCGGAAATATCTGTTCATGCCTGAGTTCAAGATCATGTCTCATGTGTATGATTTCAAATACGGACAGGCAACGCAGATTCCATGGGGACGTGGCAATGGCTGGACACTATTCTCCTTGACGGAGGTATTGGAAGCTTTGCCGGCAGAGCATCCCGAGCGCCCGGCTCTAATTAATTTCTTCAACGAACTGTGTGAAGGGTATGCGGCCCTTCAAGGAGAAAGTGGGTTGTGGCATCAGGTGTTGAACGAACCGCAGACGTATGAAGAAGCCTCCTGCACGGCGATGTTTGCTTATGGTTTTGCGAGAGGTGTACGTTTTGGCTGGTTCAAAGACCCTGAAGTTTACGTCACGGCAGCCGAGCAAGCTTGGAGGGGACTCATCTGCAAAGCGATTGATCGTCAAGGGAATGTCCATGGCGTGTGCAGTGGATCGCGATATGCGTTTACGGCAGAGTATTATGATCAGGACTTGCGTACCGTCACCAATGACAATCACGGAATAGGCATTATGATGCTGGCAGGGACCGAAGTGGCAAAAATGAAGAAACATCTGGCCGAGCACAGGGTGTCTTCACCTGCAGTATCACATTCCTGA
- a CDS encoding sensor histidine kinase produces MGKGSWSSFINQKLQQSKLSTLMVTCFIAFNLLLVSVVVWLAYQSFSAVTFAEISKARLALLNESTRRGFDFITGVTGTAYGLASNRELSNLLETADTGRLAQIHQRREVSRILDHTMVVSEGITSIELYTDVFNEVTVTMADRIFPVDTITHDSWFATLEKADAAWVPLRENESGQSLVGYAQRIFDSHGGTVAYVLIRLSREDIVRRFADVPMVLDGKVLLVDTAGNVVMEMGKADPAGENVQSDHAEGDTLEQQERANRSNEVSTVPETGDALNASSSIIDSAWIQEHVQPGADGYEVVSGQSGGAQLVLYSRPAMLQWRLVQTIPVYTLLSPVRHAGWQILGIAILGLLCSAVLAYLFVRQIIRPLRQLIKRMRQLEKGDFDTRVQLSFTEEYAHLAYGFNHMASQLTTLMEQVKEESRAKREAQTGLLEAQIKPHFLYNTLDMIHWRALDYEAKDISRMIVQLSKLLRIGLSGGRLFIRVRDELEHARCYVNIQSERLPFSIQYQEQIDPRIRGCHIPKIILQPFIENTVMHGHPEEGTLRIQVHMHEEVGPHEDIVIRITDNGQGLPEGWKLEETYGIGVRNVHQRIQLYCGKRYGVQLNNRESGGVEVTITLPRIETDEQLNLWLDGEK; encoded by the coding sequence ATGGGGAAAGGAAGCTGGTCTTCATTCATTAATCAAAAGCTGCAACAAAGCAAGCTCTCCACGTTGATGGTGACTTGCTTTATTGCGTTTAACCTGTTGCTCGTCTCGGTTGTTGTCTGGCTGGCATATCAGTCTTTCTCCGCGGTCACATTTGCCGAGATTAGCAAAGCACGTCTGGCTCTTCTGAACGAGAGCACACGTCGGGGATTTGATTTCATCACAGGGGTAACAGGAACCGCCTACGGTTTGGCAAGCAATCGGGAACTGTCCAATCTGCTCGAAACGGCCGATACGGGCAGGCTTGCACAGATTCACCAACGGAGAGAGGTCTCTCGAATCCTGGATCATACCATGGTCGTGAGTGAAGGCATCACCTCCATCGAACTGTATACGGATGTCTTTAATGAAGTGACAGTGACGATGGCTGATCGCATATTTCCTGTGGACACCATCACACACGACTCTTGGTTTGCAACGCTGGAAAAGGCTGATGCGGCTTGGGTGCCGCTGCGTGAGAACGAATCTGGCCAATCTTTGGTCGGATATGCCCAACGGATTTTCGACAGTCATGGCGGAACGGTTGCCTATGTGCTCATTCGGCTGAGTAGAGAGGACATTGTACGCAGGTTTGCTGATGTACCCATGGTGCTTGATGGAAAAGTCCTGTTGGTAGATACGGCTGGTAATGTCGTAATGGAGATGGGGAAAGCTGATCCAGCAGGGGAGAATGTACAATCCGATCATGCTGAAGGTGATACATTGGAACAACAGGAACGAGCGAATAGAAGTAATGAAGTGAGTACAGTTCCAGAAACGGGTGATGCCTTAAACGCATCTTCTTCTATTATAGATAGTGCATGGATTCAGGAACATGTCCAGCCTGGCGCAGACGGATACGAAGTCGTTTCCGGCCAATCCGGAGGTGCCCAATTGGTGCTCTACTCCAGACCAGCCATGCTTCAGTGGCGCCTCGTACAGACTATTCCGGTGTACACACTGTTATCTCCGGTCAGGCATGCGGGCTGGCAGATTCTCGGCATTGCCATACTGGGACTATTATGCTCCGCTGTGCTTGCGTACCTGTTCGTAAGGCAGATTATCCGCCCACTGAGACAATTGATCAAGCGAATGAGACAACTGGAGAAAGGGGACTTCGATACCCGGGTGCAACTTTCGTTTACGGAGGAGTACGCCCACTTGGCTTATGGCTTTAATCATATGGCTTCACAACTCACAACGCTGATGGAACAGGTGAAGGAGGAGAGCCGGGCCAAGCGTGAAGCCCAGACGGGCTTGCTTGAGGCCCAGATCAAACCCCATTTTCTATACAATACCCTCGACATGATCCACTGGCGCGCACTCGATTATGAAGCCAAGGATATCAGTCGCATGATTGTGCAGCTTAGCAAGCTGTTACGGATCGGACTGAGTGGAGGGAGGTTGTTTATTCGGGTTCGAGATGAGTTGGAGCATGCCCGTTGCTACGTTAATATACAGTCAGAGCGGCTACCGTTCTCCATTCAATATCAGGAGCAGATCGATCCGCGTATTCGCGGTTGTCACATTCCCAAGATCATTCTGCAGCCCTTTATCGAAAATACCGTTATGCACGGGCATCCTGAAGAGGGGACACTTCGAATTCAAGTGCATATGCACGAAGAGGTTGGCCCGCATGAGGATATCGTCATTCGCATTACGGATAATGGGCAAGGTTTGCCGGAGGGATGGAAACTCGAAGAGACATATGGCATCGGTGTACGGAATGTGCATCAACGGATTCAGTTGTATTGCGGGAAGAGGTATGGCGTTCAACTGAACAATAGAGAATCAGGTGGCGTGGAAGTAACCATTACGCTGCCGCGTATTGAGACCGACGAGCAATTAAATCTATGGCTGGACGGTGAAAAATGA
- a CDS encoding ABC transporter substrate-binding protein, producing the protein MMITKKWVTLFCLSLLLFATACSGGATDKPASSGEASGSEGDSSGKIELRMTWWGSQTRHDLTTKVIQLFEEKHPGITIKPEYSGWDGYFDKLTTQVAGSNAPDIIQMDYAFLTDFARRGALLDLTPFAESKELRTEDHDQSMITAGSIDDKLYAITLGVNAPGVIYDATVFQELGIEEPQESWTWKDFGDMATKIAAAKGDGFYGSADISGTTNMFEVFIRQSGKGLFDGGTMTATSEELQQWFDMWGALRENGGVTTAEITASTTNALETRPISLGTAAMDFAWSNQLLTFQQVNKNQDHKLGIQVLPHGVNEQQIGEYLKPGQFLSGYGKTKHPKEVAMFIDFMVNDPEATAILGSERGVPVNSSIREQMQPTLPEAEQVIFQFIDTVSKHSSEIDPPYPQGFAEVDTSFKSASEQIAFGQGNTPDVIAQFIEGAKATLGSSQ; encoded by the coding sequence ATGATGATCACCAAAAAGTGGGTAACCCTGTTCTGCCTGTCCCTGTTATTGTTCGCTACAGCCTGTTCGGGAGGAGCCACGGATAAGCCAGCTTCTTCTGGCGAAGCAAGTGGAAGTGAAGGAGACTCTTCAGGCAAGATTGAACTGCGCATGACCTGGTGGGGATCACAGACCAGGCATGATCTGACGACCAAAGTCATCCAACTATTTGAAGAGAAACATCCGGGAATCACCATTAAACCTGAATACTCTGGTTGGGATGGTTATTTTGACAAATTAACGACACAGGTAGCCGGTTCAAATGCACCAGATATCATTCAGATGGATTACGCATTTCTGACTGACTTTGCCCGCCGTGGGGCCTTGCTTGATCTGACCCCATTTGCAGAGAGCAAAGAGCTGCGGACAGAGGACCATGATCAGAGCATGATTACAGCCGGTTCGATTGACGATAAATTATATGCGATTACCCTCGGAGTAAACGCACCAGGTGTCATTTATGACGCCACCGTATTTCAGGAATTAGGTATTGAAGAACCGCAAGAGAGCTGGACATGGAAGGATTTTGGGGATATGGCGACCAAGATTGCCGCAGCCAAAGGTGATGGTTTCTATGGATCTGCAGACATTTCCGGTACAACCAACATGTTCGAAGTGTTTATCCGACAATCCGGGAAAGGTTTGTTCGACGGTGGCACAATGACCGCTACCAGCGAAGAGCTTCAGCAATGGTTCGATATGTGGGGCGCACTACGCGAGAATGGTGGAGTGACCACAGCGGAGATCACGGCATCCACCACCAATGCACTGGAGACACGCCCGATCTCACTGGGTACAGCTGCCATGGATTTTGCATGGTCCAATCAATTGCTGACATTCCAGCAGGTGAACAAAAACCAGGATCATAAGCTTGGCATACAGGTGCTCCCGCATGGTGTTAACGAGCAACAAATTGGCGAATACCTGAAACCAGGCCAGTTCCTCTCCGGTTATGGCAAAACGAAACATCCGAAGGAAGTTGCCATGTTCATTGATTTCATGGTCAATGATCCAGAAGCAACCGCTATTCTTGGTTCTGAACGTGGTGTGCCGGTTAACTCAAGCATTCGCGAGCAGATGCAGCCAACGCTGCCGGAAGCGGAACAAGTCATTTTCCAATTTATCGATACCGTATCGAAGCATTCCAGTGAAATTGATCCACCATACCCGCAAGGATTTGCTGAAGTGGACACAAGTTTCAAGAGCGCAAGCGAGCAGATCGCCTTCGGTCAAGGCAATACTCCAGATGTCATTGCTCAGTTTATTGAAGGAGCCAAGGCTACGCTTGGATCGAGTCAATAA
- a CDS encoding carbohydrate ABC transporter permease, with product MNTSQISQARIERVATRRVKRRYAHNGAALLFLAPWLVGLLFLTLGPMLVSLYISFTDYSILATPSWVGLDNYTTMFTSDKLFTQSLKVTFTYVAVSVPVKLIFALLVAMLLNKGIRGLGIYRTVYYIPTLLGGSVAIAMLWRKMLGGDGLLNSVLAMVGIKAPDWVANPKYALYSIVLLSVWQFGSSMIIFLAGLKQIPPEYDEASAVDGAGPLRRFFYITLPILSPVIFFNLVMQLITSFQSFTQAFVISNGSGGPVNSTLMYSLYLYKKGFSFFQMGYASAMAWVLVILIGVFTLLVFRSSKLWVHYEDGGKS from the coding sequence ATGAACACATCACAGATCAGTCAAGCCCGAATCGAGCGTGTAGCTACCCGGCGGGTCAAACGGAGATATGCGCATAATGGAGCCGCGCTTCTGTTCCTCGCCCCATGGCTTGTCGGATTGTTATTTCTCACCTTAGGTCCAATGTTGGTATCGTTATACATCTCGTTCACCGATTACAGTATCCTGGCCACCCCTTCTTGGGTCGGTCTGGATAACTACACAACGATGTTCACATCGGATAAACTGTTCACCCAGTCGCTCAAAGTCACCTTCACGTATGTCGCTGTATCCGTACCGGTCAAGTTGATCTTTGCGCTGCTTGTAGCGATGTTGCTCAACAAAGGGATTCGAGGGCTTGGTATTTACCGGACCGTGTATTACATTCCGACATTGCTTGGAGGTAGCGTTGCAATTGCAATGTTGTGGCGTAAAATGCTGGGCGGTGACGGGTTACTCAATAGTGTGCTTGCCATGGTAGGTATTAAGGCGCCTGATTGGGTTGCCAATCCGAAGTATGCCCTATATTCCATCGTGCTGTTATCCGTATGGCAATTTGGATCATCGATGATTATTTTCCTGGCAGGCTTGAAGCAGATTCCACCTGAATATGATGAAGCCTCAGCGGTAGATGGTGCAGGCCCTCTGCGGAGATTCTTCTATATAACGTTGCCGATTCTGTCACCCGTCATCTTTTTCAATCTCGTGATGCAACTGATTACGTCCTTTCAATCGTTCACACAGGCTTTTGTCATCAGTAATGGTAGCGGAGGACCAGTGAATTCAACCTTAATGTACTCTCTGTATCTGTACAAAAAAGGATTCTCATTCTTTCAGATGGGTTATGCTTCCGCGATGGCCTGGGTGCTGGTCATCCTGATTGGCGTATTTACATTGCTCGTATTCCGCAGCAGCAAGCTGTGGGTGCATTATGAGGATGGTGGGAAATCATGA